The following coding sequences are from one Chloroflexota bacterium window:
- a CDS encoding histidine kinase has protein sequence MTRRLFILAVGIELAGIALVGTGIGYEMATGAHLGYALITGGSLLVAAGGVIFGKFVKAIRR, from the coding sequence ATGACCAGGCGCCTTTTCATCCTGGCTGTAGGGATTGAGCTGGCCGGGATAGCCCTAGTGGGGACAGGGATAGGCTATGAGATGGCAACGGGGGCACACCTGGGCTACGCCCTCATCACCGGGGGGAGCCTCCTGGTTGCCGCCGGGGGCGTGATCTTCGGGAAGTTCGTAAAGGCCATCAGGAGATAA